From Pleurocapsa minor HA4230-MV1, the proteins below share one genomic window:
- the rpsO gene encoding 30S ribosomal protein S15, giving the protein MTLTQQRKQELMAEYQVHETDTGSADLQIAVLTERINQLTSHLRANKKDHSSRRGLLKMIGRRKGLLAYIQKQDFERYQKLIARLGIRR; this is encoded by the coding sequence ATGACTCTGACTCAACAGCGCAAGCAAGAATTAATGGCAGAATACCAAGTTCATGAAACCGACACTGGTTCTGCTGACCTACAAATTGCCGTTTTAACCGAAAGAATTAATCAGTTAACTTCTCACCTGAGAGCCAATAAAAAAGACCATTCCTCCAGAAGAGGTTTACTAAAAATGATTGGCCGTCGTAAGGGTCTTCTTGCCTACATTCAAAAACAAGATTTTGAGCGCTATCAAAAATTGATTGCTCGTCTTGGCATTCGCCGTTAA
- a CDS encoding DUF3082 domain-containing protein, translated as MNNETPNDSDSAVSDPKTDVSLDKTTETTTPLRCFFASCISGVLAFASYSLFSSIVQTYATKAVTSHNPIVINITSAVRTLVMGVVALATGVFAMVTIGLFLLGIQLMVQSFKKA; from the coding sequence ATGAACAATGAAACCCCTAATGATTCTGATTCTGCCGTTAGTGATCCAAAAACAGATGTCTCTTTAGACAAAACAACAGAAACAACGACACCATTACGCTGTTTCTTTGCTTCTTGCATTTCTGGAGTACTCGCCTTTGCTTCCTATTCACTATTTAGTTCAATAGTGCAAACTTATGCGACGAAGGCAGTAACTTCCCACAATCCGATCGTAATTAATATAACTTCCGCCGTCAGAACATTGGTAATGGGAGTTGTGGCTTTGGCTACAGGAGTCTTTGCCATGGTAACGATTGGCTTATTTTTACTAGGAATTCAACTAATGGTACAAAGTTTCAAAAAGGCTTAA
- a CDS encoding response regulator, producing MTNHNSSISHLEPKPNLTEQIRILIVDDQHFAHIFLEKILMGDPESNLKVIGTASNGQEAVQQVEFLQPDVAIMDLEMPKIDGITATKMIAQKFPDCKVLVFSSYDDAKHLHNALQAGATGYLLKNTPSEELRKSIRLVNKGYYQVSPGLLAKAFAERQENDPALVGIESSSSSPTQTQLPSAPNCSSSTQELLNTFPRVWSRGLVYLLLIFIAIGIPWTILARIDETGTARGKIEPKEKTLTIDAAVGGKVTEVRVKEGQQVKAGQELLAIESAAVTSQLQQQREKLAGLKNQLIQLKSLKDRHLQGIISQKRQNQAQIIEQRVKLQQAEQSIASLQALSNPQQQEKRASLEQAQKAIETSQAVYELAQIRLRSAKEKVPRYRQVYRDGAISQDRLLEITQLANEAQQELAKANAELDTAKSSLKEAQNSYQTLLEEQTAGNQQAKLRLSEEQGNYNSLLQTNHLALLQNQEKLKDTEAKIATLNGEIAQTASQMKSSQFELKQYSIKAPVTGTIFQFPIQNAGTTVQAGDTVAAIAKGVKQDASKSSLVLRAKMPSSQTAFLKTGLPAKIKLDAYPFQDYGIVEGRVSWISPDSKVADQQQSTQQQAEFFELEIILDQASINTAGKPITINPGQTASAEIVIRQRRLIDFFLEPFQKLRKGGLEL from the coding sequence ATGACCAATCACAATTCTTCTATATCCCACCTGGAACCCAAACCCAATCTTACCGAACAGATTCGGATTTTGATCGTGGACGATCAGCATTTTGCTCACATTTTTCTCGAGAAAATCCTGATGGGCGATCCCGAATCAAATCTCAAAGTCATCGGTACAGCTAGTAATGGTCAAGAGGCTGTGCAACAGGTAGAATTCCTCCAGCCAGATGTCGCGATCATGGATCTAGAAATGCCCAAGATCGATGGAATTACTGCCACCAAGATGATCGCGCAAAAATTTCCCGACTGTAAAGTTTTGGTTTTTAGCAGCTATGACGACGCCAAACATTTACATAATGCTTTGCAAGCTGGAGCCACAGGATATTTACTCAAAAATACTCCTAGCGAAGAACTGAGAAAGTCAATTCGGTTGGTCAATAAAGGTTATTACCAGGTTAGTCCAGGATTATTAGCCAAAGCTTTTGCCGAGCGACAAGAGAATGACCCAGCGCTGGTGGGAATTGAGTCGAGTTCATCATCGCCGACACAAACCCAGTTACCTTCTGCGCCAAATTGTTCCAGTTCTACTCAAGAATTGCTCAATACATTTCCCCGCGTTTGGAGTAGAGGCTTGGTGTATCTATTGCTAATTTTTATAGCGATTGGTATACCTTGGACTATATTGGCTCGCATAGATGAAACGGGTACTGCTAGGGGCAAAATCGAACCAAAAGAGAAAACGCTGACCATAGACGCTGCCGTAGGTGGGAAAGTAACCGAGGTTCGAGTCAAAGAAGGTCAACAAGTTAAAGCAGGACAAGAATTACTGGCGATCGAATCGGCAGCAGTTACTTCTCAACTACAGCAACAGCGAGAAAAGTTAGCAGGGCTAAAAAATCAACTTATTCAACTAAAATCCTTAAAAGACCGACATCTACAGGGAATTATTTCGCAAAAACGACAAAATCAAGCCCAAATAATCGAACAACGAGTCAAACTACAACAGGCAGAGCAAAGTATCGCATCTTTACAAGCCTTATCTAATCCGCAACAGCAAGAAAAGCGCGCTAGTCTAGAGCAAGCCCAAAAAGCGATCGAAACTAGTCAAGCCGTCTATGAGTTGGCTCAAATTCGCTTACGCTCGGCAAAAGAGAAAGTTCCCCGTTACCGTCAAGTCTATCGAGATGGGGCAATTTCTCAAGACCGCCTGTTAGAAATAACTCAACTAGCCAATGAAGCGCAACAAGAGCTAGCAAAAGCCAATGCGGAGTTAGATACAGCAAAATCTAGTTTAAAAGAAGCACAGAATAGTTATCAGACTTTGCTGGAAGAACAAACGGCTGGAAACCAGCAAGCAAAACTTCGTTTGTCAGAAGAACAGGGCAACTATAATTCTCTTTTGCAAACAAATCATCTAGCTCTTTTACAAAATCAAGAGAAACTCAAAGACACAGAAGCAAAAATTGCGACTCTCAACGGAGAAATTGCGCAAACGGCAAGTCAAATGAAATCTTCCCAGTTTGAGTTAAAGCAATACTCAATTAAAGCTCCCGTAACTGGAACTATTTTTCAGTTTCCCATTCAAAATGCGGGAACTACCGTCCAGGCGGGAGATACAGTCGCAGCGATCGCTAAAGGGGTTAAGCAGGATGCTTCCAAGTCAAGTTTAGTGTTGCGAGCAAAGATGCCAAGTTCGCAAACGGCTTTTTTGAAAACGGGATTGCCTGCTAAAATTAAGCTCGATGCTTATCCCTTCCAAGATTACGGCATAGTTGAAGGTCGCGTTAGTTGGATTTCTCCAGACTCGAAAGTCGCTGACCAACAGCAATCAACGCAGCAGCAAGCTGAATTTTTTGAATTAGAAATAATTTTAGACCAAGCCTCTATCAACACTGCGGGTAAACCAATTACCATAAATCCAGGTCAGACAGCAAGCGCAGAAATTGTGATTAGACAACGCCGCTTAATCGATTTCTTTTTAGAACCTTTTCAAAAATTAAGAAAAGGCGGTTTAGAACTTTAG
- a CDS encoding PAM68 family protein — translation MPSDSKRGRLPFEPRNNNKKEKPEKTTPVSTVKPKRYGTSRNSRPNSNLSAIPDVVSKRMGRRMAIFCGIPSALGMLSLLVFYWLKVNEVVELPPYAAFAVSFGFLGLGVLGLSYGLFSASWDEERVGSSLGGDEFKVNLGRTRDAWKASKKADS, via the coding sequence ATGCCATCAGATTCTAAACGGGGTCGCTTACCATTTGAACCCCGTAACAATAACAAAAAAGAAAAGCCCGAAAAAACTACTCCTGTAAGCACGGTAAAACCGAAGCGATACGGTACTTCTAGAAATTCTCGTCCTAACTCTAACCTGTCGGCGATCCCAGATGTCGTGAGTAAGCGTATGGGACGGCGCATGGCGATATTCTGTGGGATTCCTTCAGCCTTGGGAATGTTGTCTTTGTTGGTTTTTTACTGGCTTAAGGTAAACGAAGTTGTCGAATTACCTCCTTATGCTGCTTTTGCCGTCTCCTTTGGCTTTTTGGGTCTAGGAGTTCTAGGCTTGAGCTATGGTCTGTTTTCCGCTTCTTGGGATGAAGAGCGCGTTGGTAGCAGCTTGGGGGGTGACGAATTTAAAGTTAACCTGGGAAGAACAAGAGACGCTTGGAAAGCCTCAAAAAAGGCGGACAGTTAA
- a CDS encoding isoaspartyl peptidase/L-asparaginase, with amino-acid sequence MSANQVQPKLIIHGGAGGHIKSEQGEAKVRQALHNVVAEVYDLLTHGSSAVDAVVLGCQLLENQPTFNAGTGSVLQSDGQIRMSAALMDGAKQRFSGIINVSRVRHPIELAQYLQGEDDRVLSDYGSKELLRELNVPIYDPLVEIRLQEWIQERDENFDKNMAGVVAEEALIHEPRKGTIGVVALDSLGKVCAGTSTGGKGLERIGRVSDSAMPAGNYADAAAGVSCTGIGEDIMDECLAAKIVIRVTDGMSLPEAMQKSMTESRSRKRDLGAIAIAADGTICWGKTSEVILAAYHDGQAIGDTINWNNQDLIGYS; translated from the coding sequence ATGTCTGCTAATCAAGTACAACCCAAACTGATCATTCACGGTGGCGCAGGAGGACATATTAAAAGCGAACAGGGAGAGGCTAAAGTTCGCCAGGCTCTTCACAATGTTGTAGCAGAAGTCTACGATCTACTTACTCATGGTAGCAGCGCAGTCGATGCTGTGGTGTTGGGTTGTCAACTACTGGAAAACCAGCCAACTTTTAATGCTGGTACGGGTTCAGTCTTGCAGTCTGATGGTCAGATTCGCATGAGTGCTGCCCTGATGGATGGTGCAAAACAGCGTTTTAGTGGCATTATTAACGTCTCTCGCGTTAGACATCCCATCGAACTAGCCCAATATTTACAGGGAGAAGACGATCGCGTTCTGTCAGACTATGGCTCGAAAGAGCTACTGCGAGAATTAAATGTCCCGATCTACGATCCTTTAGTGGAAATTCGCCTCCAAGAATGGATACAGGAAAGAGATGAGAATTTTGATAAAAATATGGCAGGAGTTGTTGCTGAAGAAGCTTTGATTCACGAACCCCGTAAAGGTACGATCGGCGTAGTAGCATTAGATAGCTTAGGTAAAGTCTGTGCAGGGACTTCTACTGGTGGTAAAGGTTTAGAAAGAATTGGTCGAGTCAGCGATTCAGCAATGCCCGCAGGTAACTACGCTGATGCTGCTGCTGGAGTAAGCTGTACAGGGATCGGCGAAGATATCATGGATGAATGTCTAGCTGCCAAAATTGTCATTCGCGTTACCGATGGGATGTCCTTACCAGAAGCTATGCAAAAATCTATGACTGAATCTCGTAGTCGTAAACGAGACTTAGGCGCGATCGCGATCGCTGCTGACGGAACTATTTGCTGGGGTAAAACTAGCGAGGTAATTTTAGCGGCTTATCATGATGGTCAAGCAATTGGCGATACGATTAACTGGAATAACCAAGATTTAATTGGCTACTCTTAA
- a CDS encoding DUF29 domain-containing protein, with translation MNQLYKQDFNLWLKEIAIAIKNRDVSNMDWDNLLEEIEDIGASQKRALRSYLNRLIEHIFQW, from the coding sequence ATGAATCAGTTATATAAACAAGATTTTAACCTTTGGCTCAAAGAAATAGCGATCGCGATTAAAAACCGAGATGTTAGCAATATGGATTGGGACAATCTCCTAGAAGAAATTGAAGATATAGGAGCGAGTCAAAAAAGGGCTTTACGAAGCTATCTGAATCGTTTAATAGAACATATCTTTCAGTGGTGA
- the obgE gene encoding GTPase ObgE yields MQFIDLAEVEVIAGKGGDGMVAFRREKYVPAGGPAGGNGGWGGSVILVASNRLQTLLDFRYARIFKAEDGKKGGPNNCTGAKGSDRLIEIPCGTLITDADTGEYIGDLTVDGETLCVAAGGKGGLGNKHFLSNSNRAPEYALPGLEGEIKRLRLELKLIAEVGIIGLPNAGKSTLISSLSSAKPKVADYPFTTLVPNLGVVRKPTGDGTVFADIPGLISGASEGIGLGHDFLRHIERTRVLLHLIDATADNPIADYQTIQQELEAYGHGLPERPQIIAFNKIDAVDNETLEFITSELQELTSVPLFHVSAVTRAGLDTLTQKIWTILDAESASVLI; encoded by the coding sequence ATGCAGTTTATCGATTTAGCAGAAGTAGAAGTAATCGCTGGTAAGGGTGGTGATGGCATGGTAGCATTCCGTCGGGAAAAATATGTTCCTGCGGGAGGCCCTGCTGGGGGAAACGGTGGCTGGGGTGGATCGGTAATTTTGGTAGCCTCAAATCGTCTCCAGACTCTGTTAGATTTTCGCTATGCTCGGATTTTTAAAGCAGAAGACGGCAAAAAAGGTGGCCCGAATAATTGTACGGGAGCTAAAGGAAGCGATCGCCTGATTGAAATTCCCTGTGGTACTCTAATTACAGATGCGGATACGGGAGAATATATTGGCGATTTAACCGTGGACGGGGAAACCCTCTGTGTGGCTGCTGGCGGTAAAGGCGGTTTAGGTAATAAGCATTTTTTAAGCAATAGCAATCGCGCTCCAGAATATGCCTTACCAGGATTGGAAGGAGAAATCAAACGTTTACGTCTAGAATTAAAGCTCATTGCTGAAGTGGGCATTATTGGTTTACCCAATGCTGGGAAATCAACCTTAATATCTTCTTTGTCTTCTGCTAAACCCAAGGTAGCAGACTATCCGTTTACCACCTTAGTCCCCAATTTAGGCGTGGTGCGTAAACCCACAGGAGATGGAACTGTATTTGCAGACATTCCTGGCTTAATTTCGGGCGCATCTGAAGGAATTGGCTTGGGTCATGACTTTTTACGGCATATCGAACGAACTCGTGTTTTGTTGCATCTGATTGACGCTACAGCCGATAATCCCATTGCCGACTATCAAACGATTCAACAGGAATTAGAAGCCTACGGACACGGGTTACCCGAACGACCACAAATTATTGCCTTTAACAAGATTGACGCGGTAGATAATGAGACTTTAGAATTCATTACCTCTGAACTACAAGAATTAACTTCGGTGCCGCTTTTTCATGTCTCCGCAGTGACTCGTGCAGGCTTAGATACCTTAACGCAAAAGATCTGGACAATTTTGGATGCCGAGTCAGCATCCGTGTTGATCTAA
- the aroF gene encoding 3-deoxy-7-phosphoheptulonate synthase translates to MIVVMKVGSPEQEIQRIEEELQDWGLTPEKIIGKHKIVMGLVGDTASLDPLLLQEISPWIENVLRVEKPYKKTSLEYRNGEHSKVVVPTPNGDVTFGINHPVVVIAGPCSVENEGMIIETAKAVKAAGASFLRGGAYKPRTSPYSFQGHGESALELLAAARDASGLGIITEVMDTADVDKVAEVADIVQVGARNMQNFPLLKKVGAQDKPVFLKRGMSATIDDLLMAAEYILAAGNSNVILCERGIRTFDSQYVRNTLDLAVIPVLRSLTHLPIAIDPSHGVGVAKFVPPMAKAAIAAGADSLMIEVHPNPAKALSDGPQSQTFEGFANLMQELSVIGQAVGRWAESPVTIG, encoded by the coding sequence ATGATTGTAGTAATGAAAGTCGGTTCTCCTGAGCAAGAAATTCAGAGAATAGAAGAGGAATTACAGGATTGGGGATTAACTCCAGAGAAGATCATCGGCAAGCACAAAATTGTTATGGGGTTAGTTGGCGATACTGCATCTTTAGATCCTTTACTGCTACAAGAAATTAGTCCTTGGATCGAAAACGTCTTGCGAGTTGAAAAGCCTTACAAAAAAACTAGTTTAGAATATCGTAACGGTGAACATAGTAAAGTAGTGGTGCCAACTCCCAACGGGGATGTTACCTTTGGCATCAATCATCCTGTAGTTGTGATTGCAGGGCCTTGTTCGGTCGAAAACGAAGGGATGATCATTGAGACAGCCAAGGCAGTTAAGGCTGCTGGAGCCAGCTTTCTTAGAGGTGGTGCTTATAAGCCTCGCACGAGTCCCTATTCTTTTCAAGGTCATGGAGAAAGTGCTTTAGAATTATTAGCTGCTGCGCGGGATGCTAGCGGTTTGGGCATTATCACCGAAGTAATGGATACTGCTGATGTGGATAAAGTAGCAGAGGTTGCTGATATTGTGCAGGTAGGGGCGAGAAATATGCAGAATTTCCCCTTACTTAAAAAAGTTGGCGCGCAAGACAAACCAGTGTTTCTCAAACGGGGCATGTCAGCTACTATTGACGATCTGTTAATGGCAGCAGAATATATTTTAGCTGCGGGTAATTCCAACGTAATTTTATGCGAACGTGGTATCCGCACTTTTGATAGCCAATATGTGCGCAACACTTTAGATCTAGCAGTCATACCAGTATTACGCTCCTTGACTCATTTACCGATCGCGATCGATCCCAGTCACGGTGTCGGAGTGGCAAAATTCGTTCCCCCAATGGCTAAAGCAGCGATCGCAGCAGGGGCAGATTCACTCATGATTGAAGTCCACCCCAACCCTGCTAAAGCTCTATCAGATGGCCCTCAATCCCAAACTTTTGAGGGTTTTGCTAACTTGATGCAAGAATTGAGCGTTATTGGTCAAGCCGTTGGTCGCTGGGCTGAATCTCCTGTAACGATAGGCTAA
- a CDS encoding GNAT family N-acetyltransferase, producing the protein MRTAKAHRRRGVASKILEHIIEEAQRRGYNCLNLETGASPEFAPARALYALYGFEYRNHFAEYIDDPNSVFMMKKLMGDRRSSIW; encoded by the coding sequence ATGCGTACTGCTAAAGCTCACCGTCGTCGAGGAGTCGCCTCAAAAATTCTCGAACACATCATCGAAGAAGCTCAAAGACGTGGTTATAACTGTCTAAATTTGGAAACAGGTGCTTCGCCTGAGTTTGCTCCCGCACGCGCCTTATATGCACTTTATGGGTTTGAGTATCGAAATCATTTTGCTGAATATATCGACGATCCCAATAGCGTGTTTATGATGAAAAAGCTAATGGGCGATCGCCGATCATCCATTTGGTAA
- a CDS encoding peptidylprolyl isomerase — MSKSLQISSAEILERLILSCQIPSVVKEIVRHQIIDRAVQAEGIVVSDRELQQAADQFRVKYDLYDPQTTWHWLNKNHLTGDDFEKLIYESIVSAKLVRHLFDDRVEAFFYERQLDYTQAVLYEVLFTDFDTAIEVFYAIEEQEISFVEVARQYIQEPDLRRRYGYRGIISRKAINSAISAAVFAATPPQVLKPIAIGQNIHLILVEEIIEPQLDKQLRGQILTELFAAWLEKQLLQYSIEIESELRQVPSQAEISSS, encoded by the coding sequence ATGTCAAAATCTCTGCAAATTTCCTCAGCCGAAATTCTTGAGCGCCTGATCTTATCATGTCAAATACCTTCAGTAGTGAAGGAAATCGTCCGTCATCAAATTATCGATCGCGCCGTTCAAGCAGAGGGAATAGTAGTAAGCGATCGCGAATTACAGCAAGCTGCCGATCAATTTCGCGTCAAATACGATCTTTACGATCCACAGACAACTTGGCATTGGCTCAACAAAAATCATTTGACAGGAGATGATTTTGAAAAACTAATTTACGAATCGATAGTTTCTGCCAAACTGGTTCGGCATCTGTTTGACGATCGTGTCGAAGCTTTTTTCTACGAACGTCAGCTAGATTATACCCAAGCAGTTTTGTACGAAGTGCTGTTTACTGATTTCGATACGGCAATTGAAGTATTTTATGCGATCGAAGAACAAGAAATTAGTTTTGTCGAGGTTGCTCGTCAATACATTCAAGAACCAGATTTGCGTCGCCGATATGGTTATCGAGGAATAATCTCCCGTAAGGCTATAAATTCGGCAATTTCAGCTGCCGTGTTTGCTGCTACTCCTCCTCAAGTACTCAAACCAATTGCGATCGGTCAAAATATTCATCTGATTTTAGTTGAAGAAATTATCGAGCCACAATTAGACAAACAGTTACGCGGTCAAATTCTGACTGAATTGTTTGCTGCTTGGCTGGAAAAACAGCTATTGCAGTACTCGATCGAAATTGAATCTGAATTACGTCAAGTTCCTTCTCAGGCAGAAATCTCATCCAGTTAA
- a CDS encoding peptidase domain-containing ABC transporter yields the protein MVVSRKILEDRLIKTLGRGCLPELSKIINRVDLFEPEKGQLFWRSQDAESTIGIVLQGKVRVIDRDNNLVISLPPGTSFGELTLFADADFQPYSIRASSNTLLCYVNAEVLLPVIEQYSAVREHLYSQAKLQDLLLLNYKNGHGDRRETQNLLEILPLLENHQLSPGTVPDSVWQKQQLWLLRQGEILHSSGQKLTPGKTYALESLPQTGAWLVTNPVDLYTLSQASALKKPTPASDLDADLALEQSLQQRSANLDGEAIEPESSVKTITKSVIGQMRSPQAKTKTKTKAQKTVSKAYFPSPSLQVSHLWQQISRRYPFFLQQSASDCGAACLIMVGRYWGKRFNVNRLRDLAGVDRNGASLNGLAVAAQSIGFTTRMVTASLDILAQQDLPAIAHWEGRHYIVVYKITRKQVIICDPEIGQRSLSHAEFKSGWTGYTLLLQPTILLTKTPETATSLERYFELIKPYRTIIGEIAIASIAIQIFGLIVPLLTQLLLDRVVVQRSDITLTAIGSGLLIFGLFRIAMTGLRQYLVAHTANRVDLALIVGFVDRAFRLPLSFFESRYVGDIISRIQENRKIQRFLTGEALTVILDLLTVFLYLGLMLWYSWKLSLMVVAIIPFFILMALVATPFLKRISREIFNAYNQETKYLIQSLTGIRTIKSMAVEQLVRSNWEELFSESIRKNFSGQLISNNLQIVSSLIQTLITVGLLWFGAWQVIHDELTIGQLIAFNMLLGNVISPFNRLTMLWNQLQEVLIAVERIEDVIDSPLEEDLQNNLRQSLPPMMGHVRFENVTFRYQAQSDINILENISFEVFPGQMVALVGRSGSGKTTISKMILGFYTPLEGKVLIDGYDVNGLALHSLRSQIGVVDQDTFLFGGTIRENISLSRADAALEEIVKAAQQAGAHDFIQELPMGYETQIGEGGGMLSGGQRQRIAIARALLGDSRLLIFDEATSNLDTESERIIQNNLSTIARNRTTIVIAHRLSTVRNADLILVLDRGVVVESGSHAELMRKRGQYYYLEQQQMTIAH from the coding sequence ATGGTTGTTTCACGAAAAATCTTAGAAGATCGGCTGATTAAAACCTTGGGACGCGGTTGTTTGCCAGAGCTGTCCAAAATTATCAATCGGGTTGACTTATTCGAGCCTGAAAAAGGTCAATTATTTTGGAGATCGCAAGATGCAGAATCTACAATAGGTATAGTTCTCCAAGGAAAAGTAAGAGTGATCGATCGCGACAATAACTTGGTAATCTCGTTACCGCCAGGAACATCATTTGGCGAACTGACCTTATTTGCCGATGCTGATTTTCAACCTTATTCGATTAGAGCTTCCAGCAACACCTTACTCTGTTATGTAAATGCTGAAGTACTATTACCAGTGATCGAACAATATTCAGCAGTACGGGAGCATCTATATTCACAGGCAAAGCTGCAAGATTTATTGTTACTTAACTACAAAAATGGTCATGGCGATCGCCGAGAAACTCAGAATTTACTAGAAATCCTTCCTTTACTGGAAAATCATCAACTGTCCCCTGGAACTGTCCCCGACTCAGTTTGGCAAAAACAGCAGTTGTGGTTGCTGCGTCAGGGAGAAATATTGCACTCTTCTGGTCAAAAATTAACCCCAGGAAAAACTTATGCTCTTGAGAGCTTGCCACAAACTGGAGCATGGTTGGTCACCAATCCCGTCGATTTATATACTTTAAGTCAGGCATCTGCCCTCAAAAAACCAACGCCAGCCAGCGATCTAGATGCAGACTTAGCTCTTGAGCAGTCGCTACAACAGAGATCAGCCAATCTCGATGGTGAAGCAATCGAGCCAGAAAGCAGTGTCAAAACAATTACCAAATCGGTAATAGGGCAAATGCGATCGCCTCAAGCTAAAACCAAGACGAAAACCAAAGCTCAAAAAACTGTTAGTAAAGCTTACTTTCCTAGTCCTAGCTTACAGGTTAGTCATTTATGGCAACAAATCAGCCGACGCTATCCTTTCTTTTTACAACAGAGTGCCTCAGACTGTGGCGCAGCTTGTCTAATCATGGTCGGGCGTTATTGGGGGAAACGTTTTAATGTTAACCGCTTACGCGATTTAGCTGGGGTAGATCGTAACGGTGCTTCTTTAAATGGTTTGGCTGTTGCAGCTCAAAGTATCGGCTTTACAACTCGAATGGTAACGGCGAGCCTCGACATTTTGGCACAGCAAGATCTACCAGCGATCGCCCATTGGGAAGGCAGACACTATATCGTAGTTTACAAAATAACTCGCAAACAAGTAATCATATGTGACCCAGAAATTGGGCAGCGTAGTTTAAGTCACGCGGAATTTAAATCTGGCTGGACTGGATATACATTACTGCTACAACCAACGATACTACTCACTAAAACTCCAGAAACTGCTACTTCGTTAGAGCGATATTTTGAGTTAATTAAACCCTATCGCACCATTATTGGGGAAATTGCGATCGCTTCGATCGCCATTCAAATATTTGGGCTGATCGTGCCACTGTTGACTCAGCTGCTGTTAGATCGAGTCGTGGTGCAACGCAGCGATATTACCCTGACGGCGATTGGTTCTGGATTACTGATCTTCGGTTTGTTTCGGATTGCCATGACAGGGTTACGCCAGTATTTAGTAGCTCATACCGCCAATCGTGTCGATCTCGCTCTGATTGTGGGGTTTGTCGATCGCGCGTTTCGTCTGCCCTTATCATTTTTTGAGTCTCGCTATGTCGGAGATATTATCTCCCGAATTCAAGAAAATCGTAAAATACAAAGATTTTTAACTGGCGAAGCTCTGACAGTTATTCTCGATTTACTGACAGTTTTTCTTTATCTCGGGCTGATGTTATGGTACAGCTGGAAATTGAGTCTGATGGTCGTAGCAATTATCCCATTTTTTATTTTAATGGCACTAGTAGCTACGCCTTTTTTAAAGAGAATTTCACGCGAGATTTTTAATGCCTATAATCAAGAAACCAAATATTTAATTCAATCCCTGACGGGAATTCGGACGATCAAATCAATGGCGGTAGAGCAGCTAGTCCGTTCCAATTGGGAAGAATTATTTAGCGAGTCGATTCGGAAAAACTTTTCTGGTCAACTAATTAGTAATAATTTACAAATTGTTAGCTCTCTAATTCAAACTTTAATTACTGTTGGGTTGCTCTGGTTTGGCGCTTGGCAAGTAATTCACGACGAGTTGACGATCGGACAACTAATAGCGTTTAACATGCTGCTGGGTAACGTTATTTCCCCCTTTAATCGATTGACAATGCTGTGGAACCAGCTACAAGAAGTTTTAATCGCTGTCGAGCGAATTGAAGATGTGATCGATTCTCCTTTAGAAGAAGATTTACAAAATAATTTGCGCCAATCCCTACCACCAATGATGGGACATGTGCGGTTTGAAAATGTCACCTTTCGTTATCAAGCACAAAGCGACATTAACATTCTGGAGAATATTTCTTTTGAAGTATTTCCAGGGCAAATGGTCGCATTAGTTGGTCGCAGCGGTTCTGGTAAAACAACAATCTCTAAAATGATTTTAGGTTTTTATACACCCTTAGAGGGTAAAGTGCTAATCGACGGCTACGACGTGAATGGTTTAGCTTTACATTCTTTACGATCGCAAATTGGCGTTGTCGATCAAGATACTTTTCTCTTTGGCGGTACAATCCGCGAAAATATCAGTTTGAGTCGTGCCGATGCCGCTTTAGAAGAGATCGTTAAAGCTGCCCAACAAGCAGGCGCTCATGACTTTATTCAAGAATTACCCATGGGTTATGAGACTCAAATTGGCGAAGGAGGCGGAATGCTCTCTGGTGGACAAAGACAAAGAATTGCGATCGCTCGCGCCCTATTGGGGGATTCTCGCTTATTGATCTTTGATGAGGCTACTAGCAATTTAGACACGGAATCAGAACGCATCATTCAAAATAACCTAAGTACTATTGCTCGCAATCGAACCACGATAGTCATTGCTCATCGTCTCTCTACAGTGAGAAATGCAGATTTAATCTTAGTGTTAGATCGCGGTGTTGTAGTAGAAAGCGGCTCTCACGCTGAATTAATGAGGAAGCGCGGTCAATATTATTATCTAGAGCAACAACAAATGACAATCGCTCATTGA
- a CDS encoding DUF2256 domain-containing protein, whose product MANQRKKSDLPTKICPVCDRPFTWRKKWEKCWDDVKYCSDRCRRRKQSANSES is encoded by the coding sequence ATGGCAAACCAGCGCAAAAAATCAGATCTTCCGACTAAAATTTGTCCTGTATGCGATCGCCCTTTTACTTGGCGTAAAAAATGGGAAAAATGCTGGGATGATGTTAAATACTGTAGCGATCGCTGTCGTCGTCGCAAACAGTCTGCTAACAGTGAATCATAA